From the Streptomyces sp. Tu 2975 genome, one window contains:
- a CDS encoding CGNR zinc finger domain-containing protein yields the protein MLIPHDTRIALDTVVDLVNTAPESGQDDRLTDVAALYDFVRGHKVSGVGELTQRDIKAVQAIRTLFAQVFAAPDSRTAAEVINRLVAAAGTTPQLTDHDGYDWHVHYFAPGASVADHLAADCGMALAFIVVAGEQERLRRCEAPDCGRAFVDLSRNRSRRYCDSRTCGNRLHVAAYRARRKEAAG from the coding sequence GTGCTGATCCCCCACGACACCCGTATCGCCCTCGACACCGTCGTCGATCTGGTGAACACCGCACCGGAGAGCGGGCAGGACGACAGGCTGACGGACGTCGCGGCGCTGTACGACTTCGTACGCGGCCACAAGGTCAGCGGAGTGGGGGAGCTGACCCAGCGGGACATCAAGGCCGTGCAGGCGATCCGGACGCTGTTCGCCCAGGTGTTCGCCGCGCCGGACAGCAGGACGGCCGCGGAGGTCATCAACCGCCTGGTGGCGGCGGCGGGCACGACCCCGCAGCTGACGGACCACGACGGTTATGACTGGCATGTGCACTACTTCGCACCGGGCGCGTCGGTCGCCGACCATCTCGCGGCCGACTGCGGGATGGCGCTGGCGTTCATCGTCGTCGCGGGCGAGCAGGAACGGCTGCGGCGCTGTGAGGCGCCGGACTGCGGGCGCGCGTTCGTGGACCTGTCGCGCAACCGGTCGCGCCGCTACTGCGACAGCCGCACATGCGGCAACCGACTGCATGTCGCCGCCTACCGGGCGCGCCGCAAGGAGGCCGCGGGCTGA
- a CDS encoding SRPBCC family protein yields MDWCRYRFRSVWDLPAAPGDVYEALSRVEDYPRWWPQVREVTEVEEGVGTARFRSFLPYDLRVTGRTQRSDPVGGVLEVRMTGDLDGWSRWTVRAGGRGTRALYEQEVVVRRPLMRRLSIPCRPVFRANHAFMMRSGRRGLEAYLEGV; encoded by the coding sequence ATGGACTGGTGCCGCTACCGCTTCCGCAGCGTCTGGGACCTGCCCGCCGCGCCCGGCGACGTCTACGAGGCGCTGTCACGGGTGGAGGACTATCCCCGGTGGTGGCCACAGGTGCGTGAGGTGACGGAGGTCGAGGAAGGGGTGGGCACCGCCCGGTTCCGCTCGTTCCTTCCGTACGACCTGCGCGTCACCGGCCGCACACAGCGCAGCGATCCGGTGGGCGGGGTGCTGGAGGTGCGGATGACGGGGGACCTCGACGGCTGGTCGCGATGGACCGTGCGGGCCGGCGGCAGGGGCACCCGCGCACTGTACGAGCAGGAGGTCGTCGTACGAAGGCCCCTGATGAGACGGCTCTCCATCCCGTGCCGCCCGGTGTTCCGGGCCAATCACGCGTTCATGATGCGCAGCGGGAGGCGTGGCCTGGAGGCCTACCTGGAAGGAGTTTGA
- a CDS encoding SsgA family sporulation/cell division regulator translates to MNTTVSCELHLRLVVSSESSLPVPAGLRYDTADPYAVHATFHTGAEETVEWVFARDLLAEGLHRPTGTGDVRVWPSRSHGQGVVCIALSSPEGEALLEAPARALESFLKRTDAAVPPGTEHRHFDLDTELSHILAES, encoded by the coding sequence ATGAACACCACGGTCAGCTGCGAGCTGCACCTGCGCCTCGTTGTATCGAGCGAGTCCTCACTGCCTGTACCCGCGGGCCTGCGGTATGACACGGCCGATCCCTATGCCGTGCACGCCACCTTCCACACCGGAGCCGAAGAGACGGTCGAATGGGTCTTCGCCCGCGACCTTCTCGCCGAGGGCCTGCACCGGCCCACCGGCACGGGCGACGTACGGGTCTGGCCCTCACGCAGCCATGGCCAGGGCGTCGTCTGCATCGCGCTGAGCTCCCCGGAGGGCGAAGCCCTGCTGGAGGCCCCGGCGCGGGCCCTGGAATCGTTCCTCAAGCGGACGGACGCAGCGGTGCCGCCAGGCACCGAGCACCGGCACTTCGATCTCGACACGGAGCTGTCGCACATTCTGGCCGAGAGCTGA
- a CDS encoding 3'-5' exonuclease, producing the protein MTHWYDGPLAAFDTETTGVDVEEDRIVSAAVVVQDSPGGRPRITRWLVNPGVPVPPGAIEVHGLTDDHLQRNGRWPAPVMEEIGRSLAEQCAAGRPLVVMNAPFDLTLLDRELRRHRASSLSRYLDRSPLCVLDPRVLDKHLDRYRKGRRTLTDLCAQYEVVLDGAHDAAADALAALEVVRAVGRRFNARLERLSPAELHTLQAVWHAAQARGLQAWFARSGTPETVDPAWPLRPGLAAAA; encoded by the coding sequence ATGACGCACTGGTATGACGGCCCCCTGGCCGCATTTGACACAGAGACAACCGGAGTGGACGTCGAGGAGGACCGCATCGTGTCCGCGGCGGTCGTGGTCCAGGATTCGCCCGGTGGGCGGCCGAGGATCACGCGCTGGCTGGTGAACCCGGGGGTGCCCGTGCCGCCGGGCGCCATCGAGGTGCACGGGCTCACCGACGACCACCTACAGCGCAACGGCCGTTGGCCCGCGCCGGTGATGGAGGAGATAGGCAGGTCGCTGGCCGAGCAGTGCGCGGCGGGCCGGCCGCTGGTGGTGATGAACGCGCCGTTCGATCTGACGCTGCTGGACCGGGAGTTGAGGCGGCATCGGGCGTCGTCGCTGAGCCGCTACCTGGACCGTTCACCGCTGTGCGTCCTGGATCCGCGGGTGCTGGACAAGCATTTGGACCGCTATCGCAAGGGGCGGCGGACGCTCACGGACCTGTGCGCGCAGTACGAGGTGGTGCTCGACGGGGCGCACGACGCGGCGGCCGACGCACTGGCGGCGCTGGAGGTCGTGCGGGCGGTGGGACGGCGTTTCAACGCCCGGCTGGAGCGGCTGTCGCCTGCGGAACTGCACACGCTCCAGGCGGTGTGGCACGCGGCTCAGGCACGCGGTCTCCAGGCGTGGTTCGCCCGCAGCGGTACACCGGAGACGGTCGATCCCGCGTGGCCACTGCGGCCGGGGCTGGCGGCCGCGGCCTGA
- a CDS encoding TIGR02611 family protein: protein MNAQSDERDEVVAATTADPATGDVTDGAAQPLPDPAKEEPALGSRAPHFIKRSRTLHVSWQVGVFIVGLAVVGAGVSMLVLPGPGWVVIFGGMAIWATEFVWAQLVLRWTKRKVTEAAQRALDPKVRRRNIILTTVGLVIVAALCGIYLWKFGLALPWNIDE, encoded by the coding sequence ATGAACGCGCAGAGTGACGAGCGGGACGAGGTCGTCGCGGCGACGACGGCCGACCCCGCCACGGGGGACGTGACGGACGGTGCGGCGCAGCCGCTCCCGGATCCCGCGAAGGAGGAACCGGCGCTCGGCTCGAGGGCGCCGCACTTCATCAAGCGATCCAGAACACTGCACGTGAGCTGGCAGGTCGGCGTCTTCATCGTCGGCCTGGCCGTCGTCGGCGCCGGTGTGTCCATGCTGGTGCTGCCCGGACCCGGCTGGGTCGTGATCTTCGGTGGCATGGCGATCTGGGCGACCGAGTTCGTCTGGGCCCAGCTCGTGCTGCGCTGGACCAAGCGCAAGGTCACGGAGGCGGCCCAGCGGGCACTCGACCCGAAGGTCCGGCGGCGCAACATCATCCTCACGACGGTCGGTCTCGTCATCGTCGCGGCGCTCTGCGGTATCTATCTCTGGAAGTTCGGGCTCGCCCTGCCGTGGAACATCGACGAGTGA
- the thrS gene encoding threonine--tRNA ligase translates to MSDVRVIIHRDSEREERVVTTGTTAADLFPERTVVAARVGGELKDLAYEPKDGEEVEPVEISSEDGLNILRHSTAHVMAQAVQELFPEAKLGIGPPVKDGFYYDFDVEKPFHPDDLKAIEKKMQEIQKRGQRFSRRVVTDEAAREELADEPYKLELIGLKGSASSDDGADVEVGAGELTIYDNLDAKTGELCWKDLCRGPHLPTTRNIPAFKLMRNAAAYWRGSEKNPMLQRIYGTAWPSKDELKAHLEFLAEAEKRDHRKLGNELDLFSVPEQIGSGLAVFHPKGGIIRRVMEDYSRKRHEEEGYEFVYTPHATKGKLFETSGHLDWYADGMYPPMQLDEGVDYYLKPMNCPMHNLIFDARGRSYRELPLRLFEFGTVYRYEKSGVVHGLTRARGFTQDDAHIYCTKEQMADELDSTLTFVLNLLRDYGLTDFYLELSTKDPEKFVGSDEVWEEATETLRQVAEKQGLPLVPDPGGAAFYGPKISVQAKDAIGRTWQMSTVQLDFNLPERFDLEYTGPDGTKQRPVMIHRALFGSIERFFAVLLEHYAGAMPPWLAPVQAVGIPIGDAHVEYLQAFAADARKKGLRVEVDSSSDRMQKKIRNHQKLKVPFMIIVGDDDMNAGTVSFRYRDGSQENGIPREDALAKIADVVERRVQV, encoded by the coding sequence GTGTCAGACGTCCGTGTGATCATCCATCGCGATTCCGAGCGGGAAGAGCGCGTGGTGACAACGGGCACTACGGCCGCCGACCTCTTTCCCGAGCGCACCGTCGTCGCCGCCCGCGTGGGCGGGGAGCTGAAGGACCTCGCGTACGAGCCGAAGGACGGCGAGGAGGTCGAGCCCGTCGAGATCTCCTCGGAGGACGGCCTCAACATCCTGCGCCACTCCACCGCGCACGTCATGGCCCAGGCCGTTCAGGAGCTCTTCCCCGAGGCGAAGCTCGGCATCGGCCCGCCGGTCAAGGACGGCTTCTACTACGACTTCGACGTCGAGAAGCCCTTCCACCCCGATGACCTCAAGGCCATCGAGAAGAAGATGCAGGAGATCCAGAAGCGCGGCCAGCGCTTCTCGCGCCGTGTCGTCACCGACGAGGCGGCCCGCGAGGAGCTCGCCGACGAGCCGTACAAGCTGGAGCTCATCGGCCTCAAGGGCTCGGCGTCCTCGGACGACGGCGCGGACGTGGAGGTCGGCGCGGGTGAGCTGACCATCTACGACAACCTGGACGCCAAGACCGGCGAGCTGTGCTGGAAGGACCTCTGCCGCGGTCCGCACCTGCCCACGACCCGGAACATCCCGGCGTTCAAGCTGATGCGCAACGCCGCCGCGTACTGGCGCGGCAGCGAGAAGAACCCGATGCTCCAGCGCATCTACGGCACCGCCTGGCCGTCGAAGGACGAGCTCAAGGCGCACCTGGAGTTCCTCGCGGAGGCGGAGAAGCGCGACCACCGCAAGCTGGGCAACGAGCTCGATCTCTTCTCGGTCCCCGAGCAGATCGGTTCCGGCCTCGCGGTCTTCCACCCCAAGGGCGGCATCATCCGCCGGGTCATGGAGGACTACAGCCGCAAGCGGCACGAGGAGGAGGGCTACGAGTTCGTCTACACCCCCCACGCCACCAAGGGGAAGCTCTTCGAGACCTCGGGCCACCTGGACTGGTACGCCGACGGCATGTACCCGCCCATGCAGCTCGACGAGGGCGTGGACTACTACCTCAAGCCCATGAACTGCCCGATGCACAACCTGATCTTCGACGCGCGCGGGCGTTCGTACCGTGAACTGCCGCTGCGCCTCTTCGAGTTCGGGACCGTGTACCGGTACGAGAAGTCGGGCGTCGTGCACGGCCTCACCCGCGCCCGCGGTTTCACGCAGGACGACGCGCACATCTACTGCACCAAGGAGCAGATGGCGGACGAGCTCGACTCGACGCTGACCTTCGTGCTGAACCTGCTGCGCGACTACGGTCTGACCGACTTCTACCTGGAGCTGTCCACCAAGGACCCGGAGAAGTTCGTCGGCTCCGACGAGGTCTGGGAAGAGGCCACGGAGACGCTGCGGCAGGTGGCCGAGAAGCAGGGCCTCCCGCTGGTCCCGGACCCGGGCGGCGCCGCGTTCTACGGCCCGAAGATCTCCGTCCAGGCGAAGGACGCCATCGGCCGGACCTGGCAGATGTCGACGGTGCAGCTCGACTTCAACCTGCCGGAGCGCTTCGACCTGGAGTACACCGGCCCGGACGGCACCAAGCAGCGTCCAGTGATGATCCACCGCGCGCTGTTCGGGTCGATCGAGCGGTTCTTCGCCGTGCTGCTGGAGCACTACGCGGGCGCGATGCCGCCGTGGCTGGCCCCGGTGCAGGCGGTCGGCATCCCGATCGGCGACGCGCACGTCGAGTATCTGCAGGCCTTCGCGGCGGACGCCAGGAAGAAGGGCCTGCGGGTCGAGGTGGACTCCTCCTCGGACCGGATGCAGAAGAAGATCCGCAACCACCAGAAGCTGAAGGTTCCGTTCATGATCATCGTCGGTGACGACGACATGAACGCCGGCACGGTCTCCTTCCGCTACCGCGACGGCTCGCAGGAGAACGGCATCCCGCGCGAGGACGCCCTGGCGAAGATCGCCGACGTGGTGGAGCGCCGCGTCCAGGTCTGA
- a CDS encoding phosphatidylinositol mannoside acyltransferase, which yields MRDRLTDALYGLGWSAVKKMPEPMAARLGRTIADTAWKRRGKGVLRLEANLARVVSDATPERLKALSQAGMRSYMRYWMESFRLPTWSRERVERNVAIQDVHHLTDGLASGRGVILALPHLANWDLAGVWVTRTLGVPFTTVAERLRPESLYDRFVAYRESLGMEVLPHSGGAAFGTLARRLRAGGLVCLVADRDLSASGIEVKYFGETARMPAGPALLAQQTGALLLPVTLWYGEEPVMHGRVHAPVDVPETGTRAEKTSSMTQALADAYATGIAEHPEDWHMLQRLWLADLEERRA from the coding sequence ATGCGGGACAGGCTGACGGACGCCCTCTACGGGCTCGGCTGGAGCGCCGTCAAGAAGATGCCGGAACCGATGGCCGCCCGCCTCGGCCGCACCATCGCGGACACCGCGTGGAAGCGGCGCGGCAAGGGCGTGCTGCGGCTCGAGGCCAACCTCGCGAGGGTCGTGTCCGACGCCACCCCCGAGCGGCTCAAGGCGCTGTCCCAGGCCGGTATGCGCTCGTACATGCGCTACTGGATGGAGTCGTTCCGCCTGCCGACCTGGAGCAGGGAACGCGTCGAACGCAATGTCGCGATCCAGGACGTGCACCACCTGACCGACGGCCTCGCCTCCGGCCGCGGCGTGATCCTGGCGCTGCCGCACCTGGCCAACTGGGACCTCGCCGGAGTGTGGGTGACCAGAACCCTCGGCGTGCCCTTCACCACGGTCGCCGAACGCCTGCGGCCCGAGTCGCTGTACGACCGGTTCGTCGCCTACCGCGAGAGCCTCGGCATGGAGGTCCTTCCGCACTCGGGAGGCGCGGCCTTCGGCACCCTCGCACGCCGGCTGCGCGCCGGCGGCCTGGTGTGCCTGGTCGCCGACCGCGACCTGTCGGCCTCCGGGATCGAGGTCAAGTACTTCGGCGAGACGGCACGCATGCCGGCCGGACCTGCGCTGCTCGCGCAGCAGACCGGGGCGCTGCTGCTGCCCGTGACCCTCTGGTACGGCGAGGAGCCCGTCATGCACGGGCGGGTCCACGCTCCCGTCGACGTACCGGAGACAGGTACGCGCGCCGAGAAGACGTCCTCCATGACACAGGCGCTGGCCGACGCCTACGCCACCGGCATCGCCGAACACCCGGAGGACTGGCACATGTTGCAACGGCTGTGGCTCGCGGACCTCGAGGAGCGCCGGGCGTGA
- a CDS encoding elongation factor G-like protein EF-G2 — MGDKAHAHHPGAAGRAVTADRPASVRNVVLVGHSGSGKTTLVEALAQTAGAVNRAGRVEDGTTVSDHDEIEHRQQRSVQLSLVPLEWGGCKINLLDTPGYADFVGELRAGLRAADAALFVVSAAQEADAVAGATRMVWEECAAVGMPRAIVVTHLETARTDFDELTAVCAGIFGGDDPDAVLPLYLPQYGPQHTDGHAPVTGLVGLLTQKIFDYSSGERKENPPDAEQAPLIEEARGRLIEGIIAESEDETLMDRYLGGEEIDLKTLIDDLEKAVARGTFHPVLAAAPAVNGAKKGLGTVELLDLITGGFPTPLEPEPPTVTTPDGAPGPQITCDPNGPLVAEVVKTASDPYVGRISLVRVFSGTLRPDDTVHVSGHGLADRGHEDHDVDERVGALSAPFGKQQRPLPHAIAGDMACVAKLSRAETGDTLSAKDRPLLMEPWAMPDPLLPLAIQAHSKADEDKLSQGLSRLVAEDPTMRLEQNQDTHQVVLWCLGEAHADVALERLRNRYGVQVDTVPYKVSLRETFSDSSAGRGRHVKQSGGHGQYAICEIDVDPLPPGSGIEFVDKVVGGAVPRQFIPSVEKGVRAQAARGVAAGYPLVDVRITLRDGKAHSVDSSDAAFQTAGALALREAAADSRINLLEPVAELQVLVSDEYVGPVMSDLSGRRGRVVGTEQTPGSRTLVRAEVPELEIGRYAVDLRSISHGTGRFSRRYARHEPMPQQVADKVRERTNGA; from the coding sequence ATGGGCGACAAGGCGCATGCACACCACCCCGGGGCCGCCGGCAGAGCAGTAACGGCCGACCGCCCCGCATCCGTACGGAATGTGGTGCTGGTCGGCCACAGCGGATCAGGCAAGACGACCCTCGTGGAGGCGCTGGCGCAGACCGCGGGAGCGGTCAACCGGGCCGGCCGCGTCGAGGACGGTACGACCGTCTCCGACCACGACGAGATCGAACACCGTCAGCAACGCTCCGTACAGCTCTCGCTCGTTCCCCTCGAATGGGGCGGGTGCAAGATCAACCTGCTGGACACCCCCGGGTACGCCGACTTCGTCGGCGAGCTGCGGGCCGGTCTGCGTGCCGCGGACGCGGCCCTCTTCGTCGTCTCGGCCGCGCAGGAGGCGGACGCCGTGGCGGGCGCGACCCGCATGGTCTGGGAGGAGTGCGCCGCGGTCGGCATGCCACGCGCGATCGTCGTGACACACCTGGAGACCGCACGCACGGACTTCGACGAACTCACCGCCGTCTGCGCCGGGATCTTCGGGGGCGACGACCCCGACGCCGTGCTGCCGCTGTACCTGCCGCAGTACGGACCCCAGCACACGGACGGGCACGCGCCCGTAACCGGCCTGGTCGGCCTGCTCACGCAGAAGATCTTCGACTACTCGTCCGGCGAGCGGAAGGAGAACCCGCCGGACGCCGAGCAGGCGCCGTTGATCGAGGAGGCCCGCGGCCGCCTCATCGAAGGGATCATCGCCGAGAGCGAGGACGAGACCCTCATGGACCGCTACCTCGGCGGCGAGGAGATCGACCTCAAGACGCTCATCGACGACCTGGAGAAGGCCGTCGCACGCGGCACCTTCCATCCGGTCCTGGCCGCCGCACCCGCCGTGAACGGCGCGAAGAAGGGCCTCGGCACCGTCGAACTGCTGGACCTGATCACCGGCGGCTTCCCCACACCCCTCGAACCCGAACCGCCGACGGTCACCACTCCCGACGGCGCACCGGGCCCGCAGATCACCTGCGATCCGAACGGCCCGCTCGTGGCCGAGGTCGTCAAGACCGCGTCCGACCCCTACGTGGGCCGGATATCGCTCGTCCGCGTCTTCTCCGGGACACTTCGGCCCGACGACACGGTCCATGTGTCGGGGCACGGACTCGCCGACCGCGGACATGAGGACCATGACGTCGACGAACGCGTCGGTGCCCTGTCCGCCCCCTTCGGCAAGCAGCAGCGCCCCCTCCCCCACGCCATCGCCGGGGACATGGCCTGCGTCGCGAAGCTGTCCCGTGCGGAGACCGGCGACACACTCTCCGCCAAGGACCGGCCGCTCCTGATGGAGCCGTGGGCCATGCCCGACCCGCTGCTCCCCCTCGCCATCCAGGCCCACAGCAAGGCGGACGAGGACAAACTCTCCCAGGGGCTCTCCCGCCTCGTCGCGGAGGATCCGACGATGCGGCTGGAGCAGAACCAGGACACCCACCAGGTCGTCCTGTGGTGCCTCGGCGAGGCGCACGCCGACGTCGCCCTGGAACGGCTCCGCAACCGTTACGGCGTGCAGGTCGACACCGTCCCGTACAAGGTGTCGCTCCGGGAGACGTTCAGCGACAGCTCCGCGGGCCGGGGCCGCCACGTCAAGCAGTCCGGCGGGCACGGCCAGTACGCAATCTGCGAGATCGACGTCGATCCCCTGCCCCCGGGCTCCGGGATCGAGTTCGTCGACAAGGTCGTCGGCGGCGCGGTGCCGCGCCAGTTCATCCCCTCCGTGGAGAAGGGCGTACGCGCCCAGGCGGCCCGCGGTGTCGCCGCCGGCTATCCCCTGGTCGACGTGCGGATCACGCTGCGCGACGGCAAGGCGCATTCCGTCGACTCCTCCGACGCCGCCTTCCAGACGGCGGGAGCCCTCGCCCTGCGGGAGGCCGCCGCGGACAGCCGGATCAACCTCCTCGAACCGGTCGCCGAACTTCAGGTACTCGTCTCCGACGAATACGTCGGCCCGGTCATGAGCGACCTGTCCGGCCGCCGCGGCAGAGTCGTCGGCACGGAACAGACACCCGGCTCGCGCACCCTCGTACGCGCGGAGGTGCCGGAACTCGAGATCGGCAGATACGCCGTGGACCTCCGCTCCATCTCCCACGGCACCGGCCGGTTCAGCCGCCGCTACGCCCGGCACGAACCGATGCCCCAGCAGGTCGCCGACAAGGTCCGCGAACGGACGAACGGCGCCTGA
- a CDS encoding DUF4365 domain-containing protein, producing the protein MAIAQPEPGGLSPASGRCPQQRTPPLRGALATTACMETLQVGYLHAVAAAAGCSLSQPFPDNGIDWHLSHSSAGHTVDDEVTIKVQLKCTYQIPPHPPGPAFSFTLDNDHLVKLARTPVSVHKILVVMLVPRTQEEWLRAGHDRLDLRHCCYWTNLAGHAVTGRHRTTVRIPTSRIFDDRALCEIMTRVGAGGRP; encoded by the coding sequence ATGGCGATCGCCCAGCCCGAGCCGGGAGGGCTGTCCCCCGCAAGCGGGAGGTGCCCCCAGCAGCGGACGCCCCCGCTGCGCGGAGCACTCGCCACCACCGCCTGCATGGAGACGCTCCAGGTGGGCTATCTGCACGCCGTCGCGGCCGCGGCGGGGTGCTCGCTCTCCCAGCCGTTCCCTGACAACGGAATCGACTGGCACCTCAGCCACAGCTCGGCCGGGCACACGGTCGACGACGAAGTGACCATCAAGGTGCAGCTCAAGTGCACCTACCAGATCCCACCGCACCCGCCGGGGCCCGCGTTCTCCTTCACCCTCGACAACGACCACCTGGTGAAGCTGGCCCGCACCCCCGTCTCGGTGCACAAGATCCTGGTCGTGATGCTCGTCCCGAGGACCCAGGAGGAATGGCTGCGGGCCGGCCACGACCGGCTCGACCTGAGGCACTGCTGCTACTGGACCAACCTGGCCGGCCACGCGGTGACCGGCAGGCACCGGACCACCGTGCGCATCCCGACCTCGCGGATCTTCGACGACCGGGCGCTCTGCGAGATCATGACGCGCGTCGGGGCGGGAGGGAGACCCTGA
- a CDS encoding glycosyltransferase family 4 protein, protein MKIGIVCPYSWDVPGGVQFHIRDLAEHLIRLGHDVSVLAPADDETPLPPYVVSAGRAVPVPYNGSVARLNFGFLSAARVRRWLHDGTFDVIHIHEPASPSLGLLSCWAAQGPIVATFHTSNPRSRAMIAAYPILQPALEKISARIAVSEYARRTLVEHLGGDAVVIPNGVDVGFFEKAEPKKEWQGNTIGFIGRIDEPRKGLPVLMKALPTILEQCPGTRLLVAGRGDEEEAVATLPAAMRSQVEFLGMISDEDKARLLRSVDVYVAPNTGGESFGIILVEAMSAGAPVLAADLDAFAQVLDQGAAGGLFANEDADALAAAAVALLRDPERRAELRERGSAHVRRFDWSTVGADILAVYETVTDGAASVATDERTGLRARFGLAARD, encoded by the coding sequence GTGAAGATCGGCATCGTCTGCCCGTACTCGTGGGACGTACCCGGCGGTGTGCAGTTCCACATCCGCGACCTCGCCGAGCATCTGATCCGGCTCGGCCACGACGTGTCCGTGCTCGCCCCCGCCGACGACGAGACCCCGCTGCCGCCGTACGTCGTCTCGGCCGGACGGGCCGTACCCGTCCCGTACAACGGTTCCGTGGCGCGGCTGAACTTCGGGTTCCTCTCCGCGGCCCGGGTACGCCGCTGGCTGCACGACGGCACCTTCGACGTGATCCACATCCACGAGCCCGCGTCGCCCTCACTCGGGCTGCTCTCGTGCTGGGCGGCCCAAGGCCCCATCGTGGCCACGTTCCACACATCCAACCCGCGCTCCCGTGCCATGATCGCCGCGTATCCGATCCTCCAGCCGGCGCTGGAGAAGATCAGCGCGCGCATCGCCGTCAGCGAGTACGCGCGGCGGACGCTCGTCGAGCACCTCGGCGGCGACGCCGTCGTCATCCCGAACGGCGTCGACGTCGGCTTCTTCGAGAAGGCCGAGCCGAAGAAGGAATGGCAAGGGAACACGATCGGCTTCATCGGCCGCATCGACGAACCCCGCAAGGGGCTGCCGGTCCTGATGAAGGCGCTCCCCACGATCCTGGAACAGTGCCCCGGCACACGGCTGTTGGTCGCCGGACGCGGCGACGAGGAAGAGGCCGTCGCGACCCTGCCGGCCGCCATGCGCTCCCAGGTCGAATTCCTCGGCATGATCAGCGACGAGGACAAGGCGCGGCTGCTGCGCAGCGTCGACGTGTACGTGGCGCCCAACACCGGCGGCGAGAGCTTCGGCATCATCCTCGTCGAGGCGATGTCGGCGGGCGCGCCGGTGCTCGCCGCCGATCTCGACGCGTTCGCTCAGGTACTCGACCAGGGCGCCGCCGGCGGGCTCTTCGCCAACGAGGACGCGGACGCGCTGGCGGCCGCGGCGGTCGCGCTGCTGCGCGACCCGGAGCGGCGGGCGGAACTCCGTGAGCGGGGCAGCGCGCACGTGCGGCGGTTCGACTGGTCGACGGTCGGCGCGGACATCCTCGCGGTGTACGAAACCGTGACGGACGGGGCGGCGTCGGTGGCGACGGACGAACGCACGGGGCTCCGGGCGCGGTTCGGGCTGGCGGCCCGGGACTGA
- a CDS encoding HIT domain-containing protein, giving the protein MLARMTTEQPEQQIGVGTPDAFQRLWTPHRMAYIQGENKPTGPGSGDGCPFCSIPSKSDEDGLVIARGERVYAVLNLYPYNGGHLMIVPFRHVADYTDLDDGETAELAKLTKQAMAALRAASGAHGFNIGLNQGSAAGAGIAAHLHQHIVPRWGGDTNFMPVIGNTKVLPQLLGDTRRMLAEHWPKG; this is encoded by the coding sequence ATGCTGGCCCGCATGACGACAGAGCAGCCGGAGCAGCAGATCGGAGTCGGGACGCCTGACGCGTTCCAGCGACTGTGGACGCCCCATCGGATGGCGTACATCCAGGGCGAGAACAAGCCCACGGGTCCCGGTTCCGGGGACGGCTGCCCGTTCTGCTCGATCCCCTCCAAGAGCGACGAGGACGGCCTGGTCATCGCCCGTGGGGAGCGCGTCTACGCCGTGCTCAACCTCTACCCGTACAACGGCGGGCACCTGATGATCGTCCCGTTCCGTCACGTCGCCGACTACACGGACCTGGACGACGGCGAGACCGCCGAACTCGCCAAGCTGACCAAGCAGGCGATGGCCGCGCTGCGCGCGGCGTCCGGCGCGCACGGGTTCAACATCGGCCTGAACCAGGGCTCCGCGGCGGGCGCCGGTATCGCCGCCCATCTGCATCAGCACATCGTGCCCCGCTGGGGCGGCGACACCAACTTCATGCCGGTCATCGGCAACACCAAGGTGCTTCCGCAGCTGCTCGGCGACACCCGCAGGATGCTCGCCGAGCACTGGCCGAAGGGCTGA